Part of the Brassica oleracea var. oleracea cultivar TO1000 chromosome C8, BOL, whole genome shotgun sequence genome is shown below.
CCGTTAAGTGGGAATATAAAAGTTGGGGGGTCATGCTCAGGACATAAAAATATCAGCACGCATTGTTTTCCGTGTCAATCTTTGTTTAACGTTTTCTCCACATTTTTCTTATCGTTTCATATCTTGTATCATTGGTAAATTATTGTTTTCGTTGCATACTAGCTACTAAGTTCAAGATATTTTTCTTCAAATGCAATATCCATAGTAAATTAGACGCCAAGCTTGTCACATTTGACTCACTGTGATCCGAGACAGATTACAGTAAGCCAACTATAAGTAGTTTTGTTCAACAAGAAAAAAAAACTATGAGTAGTCAATTAAAATGCAATTCATAGTTAACAATTCTTTATAGAACAATAAAATTATAGAATCTATATATAAACTAGGTTGGTCTCACCTTGAGTCTGTCGTATGTGTGTATAACAACACCGTATATTTTGTCCCAAAAAAACAACGTTGATATATGGAGATCTGGCAATTATACTTTTTTTTAACAGTATGAAAAAACTATACGTAAATATGCTTTTATCCATGCAGAAATTTTATACATGTTTACATATATTTGGTTAACGAATATCAATAGAGGATCATGCACCCACACAAGACAGTCTGACACACAGATTCGTACAAGAAGACTGTAAAAGAAAAGGAAGCTCCTAAAAATATGAGAAAAAGAGTATTCCGGAAGTTTTTTTTTTTTTTTTTGTTAAGTATGTTAATTTCATTAACTGGTAATGACACAGAGAGATTACAAGAGTTTGAAGAAATCAAATCCTAGAAATCTAAAGCGCTAGTTAAAGCAAATGTGTTAGAGATAGCCACAAAAAAAGGTAAAAAAGACTCTTTAAAACAAACCAAGGTTTAGCCACACTCTCTAGAGACATGACTAAAGCTTTGCAGAGTACGAATTTCTAGCAACCATTAAGTATCAGGAGACCACAACATGATCTTGCAACCGGAAACCTGTAACAAGAGAGGCGGTCATTAGAGTTCACAACCGGAGAACAGTCCGAGGCACCGCAGACCATCCCAAAGGCGACTCCAAAAGGAGGACAGGCAAAGCAGGGTTGACTAAGTCCTGGTCCGGCCATCACAACTAGCGAAGTCCACTCCAGACGAAGCTTACTCCAGAAAACGACAAGACCAACTCTCTGAGAAATCCAAACCGAAGCGAAGACGCCAGCAGATAAGCACGAGTGAGATACAGGCTGGCGGAAGCGGAGGTTATACGGCTCGACTCCGGTCCCGGCAAACAAGCAGAGCACTGAAAGATCTGGCAGCTTAGCTTCGAAAAGGGCAGGAAGTGGAAGTCAAATTCTTTCTGAAACTTTGAAATCGGGGGAGGTTTGAGCTCCCATCAACATGCAAAAAGATGAGGGAACCCAACAGAAGGCAGAGACAAAGCAGAGAACTGAAATCCCTGAGCTATCTCGAACCACCTAAGGATCCGAGACCATCCGACGCCATGGTAGTTGTTGTGAAGACATAACGGAAAAGAAGTCTCCGGCGAAGCCCTCAAAACATTGCTTTTCGTCTTAGACCCGAAGATCTACACGGAAAAGTTCTAGCTAGAGCAACCGAAGACAGAGACAGGGGTAGACAGAGGAGGCAGCAAGGCTGACCAGAGACGCAGCGGCAGCGACACACTGAAGCTCCGGCGAACCCTCCAAGGTGAAACTGACCCAGATCCACCGAGAGCCAAACCCTAGATCTACTTTCTAAACGGTGCCTCCTGAAGAGTTCTGAACATCCACGACCTCGCCATCACTCCAGGGAGGCTGGGTACACACCCAGAAACCGGTTTGATTCGCCGGATCCGGCCACTATCCTAACGAAAAACCAGAGGTGATGAAGCAAGGAGGAGGTGGAGAAAACAGAGCTCGATAGGGGTGAGGTTGGATGGAGGGAGCGATTTGGGGTGGTGACCGACGACTAACGACCACCGCCGGCCACCGGAGACGAGGTTCAGACGGTCAGGTTGAGGAGACTGAGGTTTGGTGGGAAGAAAGACTTGAGAGAAACTTCCCCTCGTATTCCGGAAGTTTTACAACGTAGCATCCAGAGAGACACAGATTTGCATGATCAGTTCCTTTGTCAGCAACCTTTTTTTTACTTTTATGAATTATCCTTAGCTTTTACTGTATTATTATAAGACTTTCTTAATTATAATCAATAAACGATAAATCATTATAGTAGTGTTCACTACTCGCTTTGGGATGAGGCAAACCTATATACTATATATAGCCATAAACGGAAATCGAGTATAAAATGATTATAGCTGAAAACATTATATATTCCATGAGATTTAGTTTAAAAACGTATAAAAATTGGACAGTTACACTACACACACGACACGAATTCGTTGAGAGACATAGCAACTTCAGAATCAGACTTACCATGAAACCACATAATACAAAACAAATGACTCACCTGATTATACATAAGTATCGATCTTAAATTGAAGAACCACAAACTCTGATTGCGATACCTTTTAGTTTGTACGTATCAGAATACGTCTCCACCATTATTGTCCCACACACGTACTCTGCATGCATTTGATCATGACCGTTTCGTCGTAACATACATTAATATTAACGATCCAACAGATACACTAAATCTCACAAGAGTTGGTGGTGATCGTTAGAAGAAGGACCCGAGAAATCTGAACTGTTCCAAAGGTACTGGTTTGTTAAGTTCCCAGGAGAAGTCAAACCGGAAACCGGTCTAGACAAGTTAACCAAACCGGAAACCGGTCTAGACAAGTTAACCAAACCGGGTTGTTCTTCCATCTTCACTGGGGCAGCCTGGTAAGCCCTAGAATCAACCATGGAAGTAGATGAAAAAGATATTCCGACGTTGTTTACGATATTTCCACCGTTCTGGAAAGCGTGTAGCCCCGTCGTTGGATCGAAGAGACTGAAGTGGCCCATTAGGCTGCTTGCACCGTTATTGTTGTTGTCATGAATGTTTCCACTAATCGGAGCTGCTATGTTTCGTCCATTTCCGACATGAAGAAACCCTAGATCGTTCATCAAACTCGAACCAATCTCGTGGCCTTGGTTGTTGCCATTAGTGGCAGCTAAATTCAAACCGATACCTCCTAGTTGAGTGAGATTGTGAAGAGTTGGTAAAAACGGGAACTGATAGTTTGTCCTTAGCTGTCCTGAGTTGGAACTTGGATCGTTGACCGTGGAAGAAGACTGTTTGGACAACGAAGATGAAGATTTTGAGTTGCCATTTTTACCCTTTTTGCTATTCTTCCGGCAGCCACCACCCACGGGGACGTTCCTCAGGGCGCCGCCACGTGTCCAGTAGCGGCGGCAAGCCTTGCAGAAGTAACGAGGCTGAGTAAGGTTGTAATTGTTGTAGTAACAGAACTTAGTGTTGATGGAGTCGCATCGAGGACACTTTAGGGCCCCCTCAGGTGGAGGAGCTTTGGCCTGCCTCGCTCTCTCAGCCATGGATCCACCAAGCCTCGCCGGAAGACCACTGGCGACAGCAGCATAGTGGTTGTTAGGGTTAGGGTTTGGTGGGCAAGGTGGAAGTTGTTGAGAAAGTAGTCCGTGGCCGCTCACTAAACTTCCATTCTCGTGAAGCTGATGCTGATGATGGTTTGAATTCGTAGGCTGAAAAAAAGAAAAAAAAATCAATGAAATGAAAATAAAAAAAAAAAGAACCGAGAAAACTCAATTCAACACTGGTATCATTTGTATTTGAAAAGCAAGAAATACCATATATATGTTGAATTTTAAACAAAGCGGGTTACAGAAAAGAAGATGAGAATAAGAATATCTTTTGGAAATGAATCAAAATTATTTCTAAAACGAATCAAATTAAAATATCAATGACGAATTTAAGAGAGAACATTAGTAATGGAAGATCAAAGAATTGAAACCTGTGACCAATTGGATGAGAAAACCATTGTTCTTCTATACCCTTTATTATTTCTTCCTTCTTTAATAAAGTTTGATGGATTTTTAGGGGAAACTTGGTGGGGAATCAAAAAAAAATAAAGGGGCAAAACGAAAGATAGGAAACCAGACGACCAAAGAGAAACGTGAAGAGAGCACAGAATCAAAGAGGATAGTGAGAAGAGAGAAGGAGAACAAAGACAAAATAAAGAGAAGGAAATGCTTTTTTTAACGAGAAAAAGAAAAGGAGTTTCGGTCCTTTTTATGATTCTATACATTTGTATAATTCCCATTCCCATATCCTGCGTATACGCGTCTATAATCATCTTTGTAATTTTTATATGTGATTCAACTTTTTAGGGTTTGAGTGGGGACATTTCTTCGCCTATAAGGCTCCTCTCCCAGACGTCTCTGGAGTCTGGAATAAATATAAATATAGGGAAGAAATTTTTTGAAACTAATACCAAAAAGTTGCATGAAAAGATTATCCAACTATTTTCTCCTCGCTAGAGATAAATCGAATTAGACATGTTGAAACCTAGTAATTTGAGCTTTTAATTAGTGAAGCCAAATAATAGAGTATTGCTTGGAAAACTAATTCAATTTTGTAGACAAGTAAAAGCATATGTTCTTTTTTTTTTGGGTCAAAGGTTTTGATTCATAAATAAAAGAGTCATACAATGTTTTGTAGACAAGTAAAAGCATATGTTCTTATATGTTTGTTTCTCGTGACTAAATGCCCCTCTTGAAAAATAAGCTGTTTATACAGAGAAGGGTAATTATCATTGTCAAAATTAAATGAATATCATCGAACATCTATCAAGGTTCAAGAAGAATCCCAAAAAACATGCCCTTTAAAAAAAAGGATCCCATTTTTTTGCTTCTTTTCCAGTAAAAATACAATATTTTCTTCTTATTTTTCAAAAATCATCACCCGAATTCTAAAATTCCAAAAACAAAAATTATAGGTTTAGGACGAGCTCTTAAATTCGTATAAACAATATTAAAATGAATGATATATGATCTCTCATAACCTAAGTTTTGTGGAATTTTCAAGGTCTATTTGGAACTAAAATTGTTAGTTTATTACAGAAATAAATAAGTTGGGAGTTATCTCTTGACTTTTTGTTTTTGAGGAATTTTAAGTGCATGTATAACTAACAAGAGAAATAAGATATATGACATCTCTATAATTTATATGCCGAGCCCCATATGCCACATCTAAAGCACATCATCATCATTCTCTATTACACTTTTGGTGGGATCTTGTCTATTTATACAGCGAGGAGTGTAAATATATCTGCATTTATTAAATAGAAAATTACTAGAATGTTATAGAAAAGTTGGTTTATTAATAGAGCGTAAATGACAATAAGGATTTTTGGTTAATTTTTTTAATTGAAATTATTTTTAAACATTAAATCTACATCATTAATTAAATATACACATCAACAATGGAGAACAATCAATCATCTCTTTAATTATACAACGTTGAAAAAAAAAACACAACAATACAGCACAACTTCGTCGAATAACTAAATGAACTCTAACCGCCTCTTTCCTGAAATCGTCATCGACATCGTGTTTACTCCCTCTTTCTCGAACTAACTCTTTGTCTTGTCTTCTCCGATATCGTCTTCCCTGAAATCGTCGTCTCCAATCGTTTCTACGAAATATTTTTCGCTGCAATCGCCCGAAATCATCTTCTCTACTGCGTTTTTCGAGTTTGTGGCTGAGTTTTAATTTATGTTGTGGCTGAGTTACTTTTCTTTTACGGCTGGTTTATATATGCATTTGTGGCTGAGTTACTTCCCGCTAATCTCCGAAAACCTAGCTATAAGAAGTGTGCACGAAGAGAAAAAACAAATACATTCAAAAAAACACCCAGATCGGCAATTGTGGGATGTATTTAATTAAGTGTGTTTGTGATTTCATACCCATATTTGGATAATCTATTTTTTTTCGGATCTGAGTGAAAGAGAAAATTGAACAAAAAGAGAATGAAGGAGACGAAAAGAAGTGACGTATTCAGCAGAGACGACACATAGGAGTTCATTGAAGCTTGGATACATGGACGAGTTATCACCGGAATGGTGCAGAAAACCTGTATTTTTGGTTTTCTATGTAAAAAAACATAACTCCCCCATGTATTTTGTGTTTGATGTATGCTATCTTTTCACTACTCAGTCGTGTCGTTTATATATCTCAGCCGTGTCATTTACATAACTCAGCCATACCTCAAACATACCCTAAAATCAGAAAATGTTTAGATAGCTCAGCCGTATCGTTTAGATAACTCAGCCGTATCGTTTAGATAACTCAGCCGTATCGTTTATATAAATCAGCAATACCTCAAACATACCCTAAAATCGGAAAACTGAATTCAAGTATTTTAAGAAGTTATATTGAAGATCATCTTATCAATATCAAGTGAATATAAATCAACTGAATGTGTATAGTTTCTTGAAGTTGATACTTTAACTTGATCTTGAGATATATGTTCTCTTACAATCACTTATACAATTCTTACTTACAAGACTCTAACTTTAATATTTTCTTAAATCTAAACCTCAAATCCTAAACTATAGAATTATAAAGTTTATCTTTAAACATTAAATCCGATATATTTTTATTATTTAAAGTTTAAGGTTTAGGTTTATAGTTTAGAGTTAAACTCAAATTTTAATCATTTTTAAAAAAAATCTTTAATTTAGAATTCCATTTTAAATCTTGATTTAACCCGTAACTATATTCTTTAAATTTAAGCAGTTTTTTAAAAAAAATTGAAAAGAACTAAAATTGAAATTTATATTGATTTTTTCATGACCATTGATTGATTTTAGTCTAAGGGTTCAATATTTTTAATATAAAATTATAATATTTTATAATATTTTAAAATTTAAACTAAAAATATTAAATATAAAATTATAAATTTAAATATTTTCAAAACATTACCTCAAATCATATCTAATTCGAACCTTTAACCCTAAACCCTAAACCACATGCTTTGACCTATACCATAAAACATTAAACTTNNNNNNNNNNNNNNNNNNNNNNNNNNNNNNNNNNNNNNNNNNNNNNNNNNNNNNNNNNNNNNNNNNNNNNNNNNNNNNNNNNNNNNNNNNNNNNNNNNNNNNNNNNNNNNNNNNNNNNNNNNNNNNNNNNNNNNNNNNNNNNNNNNNNNNNNNNNNNNNNNNNNNNNTCAAAAAATCAACATAATAAAATCCAAGTTTTAAAATTTAAAACTTTATCAAAAGCACAGTTTAATATAAAATATAATTTTAACCATAAAAATTAAAACATTAATCATTGATTGTTTTAATCTAAGGGTTACAAATCCATCTTGGGGTTATCTTCTAACTTATTTCTCATCGGTTAGTTTTTTTAGTAACAAGGATTACAATTCTTGACCATTGATTAGTTTTGATCTAATGGTCTAAAATGCTTTTTTTTTCTTCACTTTCTCTCTTCTACTTGACGTCTCCTTCTCCTATTTTCTTTCCTTCGGGAGTTCTTCACAGTCCCAGATCTTCTTCATCTCTCTCACTTTATGTCTTGTAAACAAGAGAGATTCATACATCATCATTCATTTCTTATGCCTTAGTATATTTGGTTTGTAAATCTTAGAAGTGAGAGAAGAAGAAACGTCAAAGAAGAAAAGACGATTGCTGGAGAAGAAGAAAAAAGTTCGAAGAAGACTGGTCTTCGCCGTCGTCATGGATATTGAGCTCGTCGTCGTCGCCATCTATACTCGCCGACGTCATCCTTGTTGCCGTTTCTCAGATCCATCTTTGCTGGTCTCCGTCTTCACCGTAGTCGCCACCACCACCGCTTGTCACCACACTGGTCACCTCTCTCTCTTTCAATCTCTCTCGCTCTTTCTCTATGTTTTGAATTTGTTCTTGTTACTGGAAGGTGGACAAGGCAGAGGAGCTTGGTGGTGGAGGAGGTAACAAAACCGTTATGTGACTTGAAGACGTTGGAGCTCTCGTGGTAATGGGACTGCAGCGGCGAAGGAAGAAGACAATAATGACCTTGCGGCCTCGTGATGTGGAAGAAACACACAGTGATTTAGTTAGGTTTAGATTTTGTTGATGACGGCTGCAAGCTTTTTTGTTTCTAGGTTTTAGATTAGAGTTGGTTTAGAATTAAACTCAGCCGTAACGTATGCATAACTCAGCTGTATAGTATGCATAATTCAACCGTAATATATCTGAATGGTATAAGTCAACCATAACGTTCCTATAAGTCAGCCCTATAAGTCAGCCGTCAAGTGTATTTTTTTCCGTGACGTTTCATATTTTGGGCGGGAACAAAATCATTCCTTCAACTCTGAAATCGTCCCCGCAAGCGTCTTATCCCAAATCGTCGTATCGTTTATATAACTCAGCTGTGTCGTTTAGATAACTCAGCCGTATCGTTTATATAACTCAGTTGTGTCGTTTAGATAACTCAGCCGTATCGTTTATATAACTCAGTTGTGTCGTTTAGATGATTCAGTCATATCCCAAACATACCCTAAAATCGAAAAACTGAATTCAAGTACTTTAAAAAGTTATATTGAAGATCATCTTATCAATATGATGTGAATATAAATCAACTGAATATGTATAGTTTCTTGAATTTTCAAGTTGAGACTTTAATTTGAACTTGAGATATATGTTCTCTTACAATCACTTATACAAATACACCCTAAACTCAAATTCAGTTGATATATGTTCACTTATATATGTTCTCTTACAATCACTAAACTATAGCCTTCATTTTCTTACAATTGACGGAACTTAGCCTCCTCATCTCTCTTTCTTTAACGTTTTCTTCTTCTACAAAACGACGAATCCGATGAGAGAGGAAGCAGCAGGATGTCAGATCACCATACATGACACTGGAAGAGAGAAAGGTTCTTCTCTAACCGACCATGATCTAAGACGACAACCACTGCTATAGATTTGTCTCAGATTTTTGAGTTTTTAGATATATGTTGTTTGTGCGACTGATTTGTCTCTTGAATGGTATAAGCCAGTCGTAACGTTCCTATAATTCAGTCGTCGAGTGCAATTTGTTTCGCGGTGTTTCGTATTTTGGGCGGGAACAAAATATTTTGGGCGGGAACAAACTCATTCCTTCAACTCTGAACACAATACTAAAACATTAATATTTTCTTAAATTTGAACAAAAATCCCTAAACTATAGAACTATAATAAAAATTATAAACTCAGCCGTAACGTATGCATAAGTCAGCTGTAATTTGATTATAACTCAGCCGTAATGTATGCATAACTCAGCCGTAAAGTATGCATAACTCAATCGTAACATATCTGAATAGTATAAGCCAGCCGTAACGTTCCTATAACTCAGCCATCGAGTGTAATTTGTTTCGCGATGTTTCATATTTTGGGCGGGAACAAAATCATTCCTTCAACTCTAAACACAATATAAAACTTTAATCTTTTCTTAAATTTGAATCTTGAACCCTAAACTATAGAACTATAAAGTTATAAAATTATAAAGTTTATCTTTTGAACACAATATTAAAACTTTAATCTTTTCGTAAATTTGAACTTCAAACCCTAAACTATAGAACTATAAAGTTATAAAAAAATTATAAACTCAGCCGTAACGTATGCATAACTCAGCCGTAACGTATGCATAATTTAGCCATAACGTATGTGTTGAAGACTCACTGTATGAACTAAAGTTATCATATTCAGATGACGCACCATCTGAGTCATCAAACATATAAAATCAGCTTTCAAATTCATCATCTTCTTCATCTTCTCTCATTTTCTTATTTTTTTGTTCAACTCTCTCATTTTCTTACAATTTACAGGACTTAGCTTCTTCATCTCTCTCTTTGAGTCTTTCTTCTTCTGCAAGACGACAAATCCAATGAGAGAGGGAGCATTCTTACAGGATGTCGGACGCATTCTTGCAGGATGTCGGACCGCCATACATGACACTGGAGGAGAGGAAGCTTCTCTTTAACCGATTATCATCAAAAACGACGACGACTGCAGTTGATCTGTCTTAGATTTTCAATTTTGTTTAAATCTATGTTTATAGACCTAGTTGCGGAAACGATAATTACCAGATCCATAAGATCTCAGAGAAAGATGAAGAATAAGATGAAGAAGATAGATAAAAAAGATGAAGAATAAAGATAACATAGACCCTTATTTTACTGTTTTAACTTAGACTAGTGATGACATGACAAATCTGAGTTGATAACATGGAAAATTGGTTAGTCAGCCGCCAAACGAATATATAACTCAACCTAAATAAATCAGCCCTGTGGGAACCGAAATTCGCACTGTGGATTTACGTTTAAATTAGGAAACTAGGAAAACCCTAATTTCCCAGAGATCCCGGATCTCTGCGAGAGCCAACGGCAAGTGCCAAATATATGCGAAAATCATGAAAAGATAACAAACGAGTTTAGAGAAAACAGTAGATCTTATTTCTAGTCCGCGTGAGAGCGTTGCGATCATTACAAGAGATCATAAAATCTTTGGCTGTGTTGCAGTCCCTACAACTGAGGTTCCCATCATCCGCAAAGGTCCTACCACTAGGTCCGGTTCAAGGGTTATAAGAGCTGGATTTGCCAAAGCTGTCCAGGAGTTGCTTGCACAGGAACAAACCGGATTCAAGCAACTATTGATCCAGGAGTTTGCCGACTTAAAGCTTGAAGACACCAGTGAGCCATTAGAGGCTCCAGACTCCATTCATTCCAGTCAGTTCTCGTCCATTGACCACAATGAAGCCGGCTTGACCATTTCCACCTTCATCCTCAATCCATCCAACCAACTTGCTTCCGGTTCAGAGGTATAGCCGCCATCAGAAGGAGTAGTATGCTGTTGTACTCTTTTTCCTTATCGGGTTTTGTCCCACTGGGTTTTCCTGAAAGGTTTTAACGAGGCAACATGCAAGCATACTATGAATTCTGATGGGGACTTCCTCAAACCGACAACCAGATGTCTGGTTTATTTTAATTTGTTTTAATTTATTTAGTTTAGACTTTGGGCTATTGTTTCAGCCTTAATTTTTGGCCAGCCTGTTTAAGGCCTTTTATCTTTGAGTCTCATAAGGGATAAACCTTATAAACCCCTTTGTAGTTGGCGATTTTTGCCCTAAGTCTTTTATGAAAATTGTTTTTGCTTAGCAAAGAAACCCTAAGTCTTTCATTTGTGTGAAGCCATTGAGAGCAGCCGCCTGACATATCAAAGAACCGATCCATTGTTCTTTGTGGAGTCCTTCGATCCAGTTCATCTTCCGTCCGATCTTGAGAGAGACATACGTCCAGCGAGAATCGGATCCATATCTATCCTTCAAACCATCCCCTGTTCTTGTTGAGAGAGACACACGTCCAGCAACTTGAATCCATCAGCCATCTCTATCGTTCTCTTGTTTTATTTGTTCCATTGCATCTTTGTTTTTAGAAATCGGCCACTAGAAATAAAACCCATAAAAATTCATATTTGTTTATGTTCCTTATTTCTCAGTTAACATACTCTATGTTCATCATTTTTATTTCATAAAACTCATAAAAATCACTTCCTTTTGTTTCAGGTACAAATCGGCCGATCCCCCTTCCCCCATCGCACTCGTCCAGCCGATCCCGTGGCCATCCGTTTGACCTGTCCAGTCTGAACTCGTGAACCTCAGTCAAGCCTTGAGCAGCCCGGATCCCAGCCTGCAACATTTGGTATCAGAGCTGAAGTTTCCTGCGAAACTCAGTTCTTCTGAACCCTAGCCGTCACAAGATTACTTTCCTTAATTTTTGAATTTTCGGTTTGTTCTCCAAGTTTTCGATTTGCCTTCAAAAAAAATATTTACTTTCCTTATTTTTCAAATTTTCGGATTGTTCCCCAAGTTTTCAATTCTTGCATTTAAAAAAAAAAAATATTTAATTAAAGAAGTTTTACTTTCTTTCCAAGTTTTCGAAAAAAAAAAAAAAAATTATTATTCCATCTTTCCTTTTTCAACTTGGTTCGATTTTTGCATTAATTTTTGCATTCATTCTTAGGCTTGGTCAATACTTAAAGTATC
Proteins encoded:
- the LOC106312740 gene encoding dof zinc finger protein DOF1.1-like isoform X1, yielding MIIDAYTQDMGMGIIQMYRIIKRTETPFLFLVKKSISFSLFCLCSPSLFSLSSLILCSLHVSLWSSGFLSFVLPLYFFLIPHQVSPKNPSNFIKEGRNNKGYRRTMVFSSNWSQPTNSNHHQHQLHENGSLVSGHGLLSQQLPPCPPNPNPNNHYAAVASGLPARLGGSMAERARQAKAPPPEGALKCPRCDSINTKFCYYNNYNLTQPRYFCKACRRYWTRGGALRNVPVGGGCRKNSKKGKNGNSKSSSSLSKQSSSTVNDPSSNSGQLRTNYQFPFLPTLHNLTQLGGIGLNLAATNGNNQGHEIGSSLMNDLGFLHVGNGRNIAAPISGNIHDNNNNGASSLMGHFSLFDPTTGLHAFQNGGNIVNNVGISFSSTSMVDSRAYQAAPVKMEEQPGLVNLSRPVSGLVNLSRPVSGLTSPGNLTNQYLWNSSDFSGPSSNDHHQLL
- the LOC106312740 gene encoding dof zinc finger protein DOF1.1-like isoform X3; translation: MPTNSNHHQHQLHENGSLVSGHGLLSQQLPPCPPNPNPNNHYAAVASGLPARLGGSMAERARQAKAPPPEGALKCPRCDSINTKFCYYNNYNLTQPRYFCKACRRYWTRGGALRNVPVGGGCRKNSKKGKNGNSKSSSSLSKQSSSTVNDPSSNSGQLRTNYQFPFLPTLHNLTQLGGIGLNLAATNGNNQGHEIGSSLMNDLGFLHVGNGRNIAAPISGNIHDNNNNGASSLMGHFSLFDPTTGLHAFQNGGNIVNNVGISFSSTSMVDSRAYQAAPVKMEEQPGLVNLSRPVSGLVNLSRPVSGLTSPGNLTNQYLWNSSDFSGPSSNDHHQLL
- the LOC106312740 gene encoding dof zinc finger protein DOF1.1-like isoform X2, which encodes MIIDAYTQDMGMGIIQMYRIIKRTETPFLFLVKKSISFSLFCLCSPSLFSLSSLILCSLHVSLWSSGFLSFVLPLYFFLIPHQVSPKNPSNFIKEGRNNKGYRRTMVFSSNWSQPTNSNHHQHQLHENGSLVSGHGLLSQQLPPCPPNPNPNNHYAAVASGLPARLGGSMAERARQAKAPPPEGALKCPRCDSINTKFCYYNNYNLTQPRYFCKACRRYWTRGGALRNVPVGGGCRKNSKKGKNGNSKSSSSLSKQSSSTVNDPSSNSGQLRTNYQFPFLPTLHNLTQLGGIGLNLAATNGNNQGHEIGSSLMNDLGFLHVGNGRNIAAPISGNIHDNNNNGASSLMGHFSLFDPTTGLHAFQNGGNIVNNVGISFSSTSMVDSRAYQAAPVKMEEQPGLVNLSRPVSGLTSPGNLTNQYLWNSSDFSGPSSNDHHQLL